Part of the Niallia alba genome is shown below.
TAAGTGTAACCTAAAAATACGTTATACTGCAATAAAGGGGAAACGGGAAAAAAGTGATAATAAATACACATTCTCCTTAAAATAGTGTATCATTTTGCTTAGAGGTGTTATTATGGGGGAGTTTACACATTTTAATCAAGAAGGCCATGCGAAAATGGTTGATATTTCAGAAAAAAGTGAAACCGCTCGCATAGCTGTAGCGCTATCTAGTGTTAAAGTAAGTGAAGAAATCTATCAAAAAATCACGAAGCAGGAAATAAAAAAAGGGGATGTTTTAGCTGTTGCCCAAGTAGCTGGAATTATGGCTGCCAAAAAAACGGCTGATATCATACCTATGTGTCACCCTATTATGTTGAAGGGTGTCGATATATCGTTTCGATGGGAAGAGGATGCAGGGGATTTTCACTTGATTATTTCAACGACGGTAAAGACAGTTGGAAGTACTGGTGTAGAAATGGAAGCTTTGACCGCTGCATCTGTTACAGCATTAACAATTTATGATATGTGTAAAAGCATGGATAAAGGAATGGTAATTGGCCCCACTTATTTAGTCGAGAAATCGGGTGGAAAAAGCGGCGATTACAAAAGAGAGCAGTCGAAATAACTGCTAATTTTTAAATATAGGTAGGGGATAAGTATGCATAATGAGGTAATGAAAATACCGCAGGCAACAGCGAAGCGGTTACCATTATACTATCGTTTTTTAAAAAACTTACATTCATCAGGCAAGCAGAGAGTCTCTTCAGCTGAATTAAGTGAAGCGGTGAAAGTAGATTCTGCTACCATAAGACGGGATTTCTCTTATTTTGGCGCCCTTGGAAAAAAAGGGTATGGATATAATGTAAACTATTTATTATCATTTTTCCGTAAAACATTAGACCAAGATGAACTAACTAAGGTAGCTTTAATTGGTGTTGGTAATCTTGGAGTTGCCTTTTTAAAATATAACTTCTTAAAAAATAATAACACAAAAATAGAAGTAGGATTCGACGTTGTAGAAGAAAAGATTGGCACTTTAGTGAACGATGTGCCTATTTATCATATGGATGACTTAGAAAAGGTTCTCCAAGAAAATGATGTGGAAGTAGCGATACTAACAGTTCCTGCAAGTACAGCTCAGGTAATTACGGATCGTTTAGTAGAAAGTAATATTAAAGGGATATTGAATTTTACTCCAGCGCGGTTAAATGTGCCTGCAAATGTACGGGTTCATCATATTGATTTGGCTGTGGAATTACAATCACTTGTGTATTTCTTAAAGCACTATCCTACTCCAGATGTAGAAGTAGAGGTTGAGGAAACGGAAGAATAAAAAGGAAATGCGTGTATAAGGGTGTAGGGCTAACTACATTCTTATACACGCATTTTTTTGAGATTTGCTGATTTTTGCTCTGGCCAGTTGCTTGCTCTTTAAAACTCCAACTACATATTAAAAGCTTTTAAATAGCTATTACTTCGGTTTTTTTGCATCATTTTGGTTTTTTTTCAGGAAGAAGTGGAAGTTGATTAACTTTATTCCTGATCCGATGTCAAAGGTTGCCAGAATGACTAATAAATACGTATAGAATCCCCAGTCTTGGTTTCTTTGTAGATCGTGAATAGCAAAATACGTAAACAGAGCTCCAAAAATAATATATAGAACTCCTGAAAATAACGGTGATCTTCTCATTTTATAAAAATCCTCCAATAAATTGTGTTACGCCCGAGTACTTTTCCTGCCATTCGATAATTCTGTCATAGTTTAATTGCAGAATAACTACCAGTGTATTCATTGCGACATGGGCGAAGATTGGCACAAGGATTCTTTTGGTCTTTACGTAAAGAAAAGCAAATGTAAAACCCATGCTTGCATATAGGAGAATATGGACAAAATCCATATGAGCAACTGCAAAGATAAGGGAGCTTACAAGTGCA
Proteins encoded:
- the moaC gene encoding cyclic pyranopterin monophosphate synthase MoaC; translated protein: MGEFTHFNQEGHAKMVDISEKSETARIAVALSSVKVSEEIYQKITKQEIKKGDVLAVAQVAGIMAAKKTADIIPMCHPIMLKGVDISFRWEEDAGDFHLIISTTVKTVGSTGVEMEALTAASVTALTIYDMCKSMDKGMVIGPTYLVEKSGGKSGDYKREQSK
- a CDS encoding redox-sensing transcriptional repressor Rex, translating into MHNEVMKIPQATAKRLPLYYRFLKNLHSSGKQRVSSAELSEAVKVDSATIRRDFSYFGALGKKGYGYNVNYLLSFFRKTLDQDELTKVALIGVGNLGVAFLKYNFLKNNNTKIEVGFDVVEEKIGTLVNDVPIYHMDDLEKVLQENDVEVAILTVPASTAQVITDRLVESNIKGILNFTPARLNVPANVRVHHIDLAVELQSLVYFLKHYPTPDVEVEVEETEE
- a CDS encoding YdiK family protein; its protein translation is MRRSPLFSGVLYIIFGALFTYFAIHDLQRNQDWGFYTYLLVILATFDIGSGIKLINFHFFLKKNQNDAKKPK